Below is a window of Pyrobaculum aerophilum str. IM2 DNA.
GCGCCCGAATACCGCAGACGCGGCATAGGAAAGCGTCTGTTGTGCACAGCTCTGAGACTCATGGCTACTGGAAAAGTATCTGAAGTCTTCCTAGAGGTTAGAGTTAGCAACGCGCCAGCGCTACATTTGTACAAATCAGCGGGGTTTGAAGTGGCAGAGTTCTTAAAGTCGTATTACAGCGATGGAGAAGACGGCTATAGGCTAGTGCTTAGAGACAGGGAAAAAGCCAGGAAATTCTGCGTAAGGGAGTTAGAAATGCAAGGAGGAATTCAGACTAGGGCGTAGAGCGATCAACGCGCTTTTGGTTGTGGGGGTTCAGCAACTAGTATTTTATCTGTAGTGAATATTAAGAGGAAAGCCTCTCATATAAGTGTACGCCTTCGTTGATCTGCCTTTTAGTCCCAGCGGCGTTACGCACTTAATACGCCGTCATAAGTCAGTGGGCTTCGAGAGAGAGTTGAAAGAGCTGTATGAGGTATTAAAAGCGGCCAGGGAGGGCAATAACAACGTATTGGCCGTCATAATAGCGCCGTATGGGTGGGGGAAGAGCGAGCTCTTAGACGAGTTAGAGGCGCTGGCCGAGAAGGAGGGGTTTGACATATATAGAACGGCGCTATCCCTAGAGGGAGAGTTTACTATAGATATCGCGTTGAAAAAGCGGAATAAGCCTATGCTTGTGTTAATAGACGAAGCTGATGAGCTCTCTCGCATTGTTGCAGTGCACAAACTGGGCGTGTTGGGCGATGAGAAATTTGTCAAAACAGTGCAAAAAGTCGCCACTTATATAAGAGCTTTGCTAGAGCCTAGATCTTATAAAAACATCCTGGGCGATCCCGAGAGATTTAATAAAATAGCTATAGTAGTGGCCCTAACGCCACAGTTGTATTATACTATTTTAAAAAATGTAGTACCAGATGTATTTGATATAACTAGTGGTAGAGTGTATAGAGAAATTATAATAGATACCAGATTTCCATTTTGGCAATTTGTCGAAGTTGTAAAACAGAGGCTGTTGGCCTATTCAGACACGGAGAGAGTTAGGGAGATAGAAAGAGGCAAGATAGACCTCCTCACTCCCTTTACATTATACGACTTGGCGGCAGTATACCACTTGGCTAAAAGGCGAGGCGAGGTGGCCCCCAGGCCTCTTCTAAAGCTCATGGCAAGGCTTTTCCAAATTAAGAAAGAAGGCGGCAGGCTGGCGCATTTACTAAGAGAGGAGGGGTTTAACCCAGACTTAGACGATGAAATTTTAGAAATAGTCTTCGCGGCTATACCAGTTGAACACAAAAAGCCATATTTAAAAGAAGTATATCTATATAAAATACCATTTGAAGACAAGGAGGCATTAAACATAGCAAGGGAATATTTAGTAGTCAGGGGTAAAGAACTTGACATAAAAGATCCTAAAAACGTATCATATGAGCCGTATCTATACTATTCGCTTATAGAAGACGGCCGCCTTTTCGTCTACTTAATAGCGGAAGAGAATTTAGGCATCGAAAAGTACCTAGTTGGCAAGAGGTACGTAGTCGCTGAGGATGTGGCAAAGCTCGTTGGCTGGGAGGAGGCCCAATCCGTCGCCATAGTTGCGAAGGAGTTGAGCCAGAGGCTTGAGAGCCCAATAGCCCTGTTGGAAGAGGCAGAACGGGCGTTAGGCATAGAAGGCGTGAAGCTGAGGCGATGTTGCGGATATGCCACATGGTCAAATAAAATGGGAGTGCGCGAAGCTTACCTCTTTCTCTACGTAGACCGGGAGGACGAGTTAAAGCGGGTTGTGGAAGAGCTGGCTGAAGTAGTGTCGCAAGGAGTTATAAATGGTTATGTCGTGGACTATTTAAACGTCCTCCTCGTAAGCCGGGTCTTGCTCACAGAGACTATTCAACAAGCCACATCGCCT
It encodes the following:
- the rimI gene encoding ribosomal protein S18-alanine N-acetyltransferase, producing the protein MIRRCTASDVPYILEIERKSFKPEDIYSDELLKFLCAYCNDYSYVYVLNGTVAGYIITCHEGNAAHVISIAVAPEYRRRGIGKRLLCTALRLMATGKVSEVFLEVRVSNAPALHLYKSAGFEVAEFLKSYYSDGEDGYRLVLRDREKARKFCVRELEMQGGIQTRA